A window of the Lactuca sativa cultivar Salinas chromosome 7, Lsat_Salinas_v11, whole genome shotgun sequence genome harbors these coding sequences:
- the LOC111883784 gene encoding uncharacterized protein LOC111883784 has translation MWGKRKRLGNGRETFPGRIGKSRNVSVKFPFFFVLHGLFKSKKANRVMGYTNRYYPTTTSLNRSLPRTGISICKKATTTNKLNVKQLEDAYEEKKAKSHAKEVQLPYEAGVGFKKRKGISAPIKRAFGVEIRDQMDQEIERMFYTRGLPFNLARNPHYLRVFQFAANNKIDGYVPPGYNKLRTTLLQKEKDNVHKILEPLRSTRKEKGVTTVNDGWNDPTRKPLINFMATSDNGPLFLKAVNCFGEIKDKFYIVELMKEVINEIGHQNVVQIITNNATNCKAVGEIIESQFPHIYWTPCVVHTLNLALKNICSPRNVKTNELTYEQCS, from the exons ATGTGGGGGAAACGGAAACGCCTAGGAAACGGTCGAGAAACGTTTCCGGGACGTATCGGAAAATCCAGAAATGTTTCTGTGAAGtttccatttttttttgttttgcatGGGCTTTTTAAGTCCAAAAAGGCAAATAGAGTTATGGGTTATACTAATCGATATTACCCTACAACTACAAGCCTAAACCGATCGTTGCCTC gTACTGGGATTTCTATTTGCAAGAAAGCAACAACGACTAATAAACTTAATGTGAAACAATTAGAAGATGCATATGAAGAGAAGAAAGCCAAGTCACACGCGAAAGAAGTCCAGTTGCCATATGAAGCTGGTGTtggatttaagaaaagaaaaggtaTTTCAGCACCTATTAAAAGAGCTTTTGGTGTTGAAATTAGGGACCAAATGGATCAAGAAATAGAAAGGATGTTTTATACCAGAGGTTTACCTTTTAATCTTGCAAGAAATCCACACTATCTCAGGGTTTTTCAGTTTGCTGCTAACAACAAAATTGATGGTTATGTACCTCCTGGTTATAATAAGCTAAGAACAACATTActacaaaaagaaaaagataatGTTCACAAGATATTGGAGCCACTTAGGTCTACACGGAAAGAAAAAGGCGTGACTACTGTGAATGATGGTTGGAATGATCCTACAAGAAAACCTTTAATCAATTTCATGGCCACCTCAGATAATGGTCCTTTGTTTCTAAAGGCGGTGAATTGTTTTGGGGAAATAAAAGATAAATTTTATATTGTTGAATTGATGAAAGAAGTCATCAATGAAATTGGTCATCAAAATGTTGTGCAAATCATTACCAACAATGCAACAAATTGTAAGGCGGTTGGAGAGATTATAGAGAGTCAGTTTCCTCACATCTATTGGACACCATGTGTTGTTCATACGCTTAATCTTGCTTTGAAGAACATATGTTCCCCAAGGAATGTGAAAACAAATGAACTAACATATGAACAGTGCAGTTAG
- the LOC111883848 gene encoding uncharacterized protein LOC111883848: MNPKNNNQRIFQRTQMQSCNLLSIARCFNGCRDHTQVSGIGTRVWNLSDKPVELQIRVGSILKKVHTLKPGSSKRLKSKKIYKAYVPGEGGRGGRDGGGGTRSFLYYYDETCHPYIWVHDTSGDFSRMVRQQYISLEDLRDCSEIRIFRDHIKGSISIRKKPRQDFC; the protein is encoded by the coding sequence ATGAACCCAAAAAACAACAATCAAAGGATTTTTCAGAGAACCCAAATGCAAAGTTGCAATCTTTTATCAATTGCAAGGTGTTTCAATGGATGTCGAGATCATACTCAAGTTTCAGGGATCGGGACCAGGGTTTGGAACCTTAGTGACAAGCCTGTTGAGTTGCAGATAAGGGTGGGCTCGATATTGAAAAAAGTTCATACACTGAAGCCTGGATCATCAAAGAGGTTGAAAAGCAAGAAGATTTACAAGGCTTATGTTCCTGGTGAAGGTGGTCGTGGTGgtagagatggtggtggtggaacGAGGAGTTTTTTGTATTATTATGACGAAACGTGTCATCCTTATATTTGGGTACATGACACCTCAGGTGATTTCTCTAGGATGGTAAGACAACAATATATCAGTCTAGAAGATCTTAGAGATTGTTCTGAGATCAGGATCTTTAGAGATCACATAAAAGGTTCGATATCTATTAGGAAGAAGCCTAGACaagatttttgttga
- the LOC111883804 gene encoding probable lactoylglutathione lyase, chloroplastic, with the protein MVRIIPMASTIRPSLSSLATTRFGGGISMVNSSRRFNSLHFGSTVGSQSQHFGLKGCKFFRQEGNNKQATTIVSMTQGSTATTQENALEWVKTDQRRMLHVVYRVGDLDRTIKFYTECLGMKLLRKRDIPEERYTNAFLGYGPEDSHFVIELTYNYGVDKYDIGSAFGHFGIAVDDVAKTVDLIKAKGGTVTREPGPVKGGKSIIAFVEDPDGYKFELIERGPTPEPLCQVMLRVGDLDRSITFYEKAFGMELLRRRDNPEYKYTIAMMGYGPEDKSAVLELTYNYGVTEYDKGNAYAQIAIGTDDVYKTAEAVKLFGGKITREPGPLPGISTKITACLDPDGWKTVFVDNIDFVKELE; encoded by the exons ATGGTGAGGATAATACCAATGGCGTCGACCATTCGTCCGTCGCTCTCATCCTTAGCCACTACTCGATTTGGTGGTGGCATCTCCATGGTCAACTCTTCAAGGCGTTTCAATTCGCTTCACTTTGGTTCCACTG TGGGATCACAATCGCAACACTTTGGTCTTAAAGGCTGTAAGTTCTTTAGACAAGAAGGAAACAACAAGCAAGCTACAACAATTGTAAGCATGACACAAGGAAGCACTGCAACTACACAAGAAAACGCCTTGGAGTGGGTCAAAACTGACCAGAGAAGAATGCTTCATGTTGTTTATCGTGTTGGTGATTTGGACAGAACAATAAA ATTCTATACAGAATGCCTAGGGATGAAATTGTTACGAAAAAGAGACATACCTGAAGAAAGATACACAAATGCATTTCTTGGATATGGCCCAGAAGATTCTCACTTTGTTATTGAACTCACATACA ATTATGGAGTTGACAAATACGATATCGGATCTGCTTTCGGTCATTTTGGCATTGCAGTTGATGAT GTTGCCAAGACTGTTGATCTGATAAAGGCAAAGGGTGGCACTGTAACTAGGGAACCTGGTCCAGTCAAAGGTGGAAAGTCAATTATTGCTTTTGTTGAAGATCCTGATGGTTATAAATTTGAACTTATTGAAAGAGGGCCCACACCTGAGCCACTCTGTCAAGTCATGCTTCGTGTTGGAGATCTTGATCGTTCAATCACCTTTTATGAGAAG GCTTTTGGTATGGAGCTCTTGCGCCGAAGAGATAACCCTGAATACAAG TATACTATTGCAATGATGGGATATGGACCTGAAGATAAAAGTGCTGTATTGGAGTTGACTTATAATTATGGGGTTACCGAATATGATAAAGGAAATGCTTATGCTCAG ATAGCAATAGGCACAGATGATGTTTATAAAACTGCAGAAGCAGTTAAACTTTTTGGCGGGAAAATTACTAGAGAACCTGGACCATTACCTGGCATCAGCACTAAAATTACAGCATGTTTGGATCCTGATGGTTGGAAAACT GTTTTTGTGGATAACATTGATTTTGTGAAGGAACTAGAATGA